Proteins encoded in a region of the Methanotorris formicicus Mc-S-70 genome:
- a CDS encoding PKD domain-containing protein, whose product MVFWENIREDSLRYFLFLLIIVLSIGFSYGEVIVELSPSNVSVNVGESFNLILLVKNVPSSTKCGGFEATIDYDKSLLNLTNIQLSNTANTAGLKTVDVSGGKISLMWFSNNPYGNFTIATLTFKALSNGTTMVKLKEKDTPTSVSDENGIKYDINIINANISINSTGNNITKIPNAYFVVNVFEYNKSLTGTLILNNTITPIKEINGTISLNNVQLLGNIEPNISYKEFTIKKNIGKALYSGLAFYGENNYEKFYLDSGELKNLSLIAYNVKENITYISGCIYIYNTSNYTTLSLKFLGNKSIYKIKNEYVNNSWIGCYLYFNATPNKSGTFEIANIRIAFNKSDIKSSDIYKVSLINVSAYSGGKILDIGKSPAFSICGGTCKLDPEIDISLRSERSRISYTNISFGDAKVVYLISGNEISITNISGSIFINTSLLDVLDYNVSSDLLNNIAYKSILMNGSTLYFNLSFKQPIVNRKILYINITPKTNMDATTTMLLNITQNLSKSLLVVNIFKKDFSSLPPYYGGNLTNISFSIVPDGAYQNKTYLSVLNLPLKFYECGNIAMDIYQNGIKTNTSIILNKEISNITQTSQINNTIQIDVGSDSTEINMSYGQYASYLHLRLLNVNCSITNISGYVYVNTSLLGIENVSVYSHILNNISYKNISINGSSIYFNLSFKQPINGTTSLITFSVKSKVDKTVDTVIYLHNLTIYSNNTKVNLTVRNMTVHIIKRKTNVPPKLTVSYEILNNNEVHFHAFAYDEDGDTLSYFWDFGDGYNSTKKDPIHRYSNYTYYLVKCIVKDPLNGTDCAKFIVDIKNISPINYDINIGENKTKNRTLYLNISLKNPFSNPITAYINFINRKDYDVPEIQYDVTLSPNGTTNVSIPINISESTTNINWNVEYYGVYNRKFNDKVQFICYKWSFSNRVDITETKTNIKINNYTKIIYLNNSKVVLKINRNSVIKDYVINKTIKLDLIRKRDVIYYCLVSLIGFMVGLIVVRRIR is encoded by the coding sequence TTGGTTTTTTGGGAAAATATTAGGGAGGATAGTTTGAGATACTTTCTGTTTTTACTTATTATTGTTTTATCTATTGGTTTTTCATACGGTGAGGTAATTGTTGAGTTATCCCCTTCGAATGTAAGTGTAAATGTTGGAGAGTCATTTAATTTAATATTATTAGTTAAAAATGTCCCAAGTAGTACAAAATGTGGGGGTTTTGAAGCAACAATAGATTATGATAAAAGTTTGTTGAATCTAACAAATATTCAGTTAAGTAATACTGCAAATACTGCCGGTTTAAAAACTGTAGATGTTAGTGGTGGAAAAATAAGTTTGATGTGGTTTTCAAATAATCCATACGGGAACTTTACAATTGCAACATTGACATTCAAAGCGTTATCTAATGGAACCACTATGGTAAAGTTAAAAGAAAAAGATACTCCAACATCAGTTTCGGATGAAAATGGGATTAAATATGACATAAACATAATAAATGCAAATATATCAATAAATAGCACTGGGAATAATATAACCAAAATTCCAAATGCCTATTTTGTTGTTAATGTGTTTGAATATAACAAGTCCTTAACTGGGACATTAATTTTAAATAACACTATCACACCAATAAAAGAGATAAATGGAACGATTTCATTGAATAATGTACAACTACTCGGTAATATTGAACCAAATATATCCTACAAGGAATTTACAATTAAAAAAAATATTGGAAAGGCATTATATAGTGGTTTGGCATTTTATGGGGAAAATAATTATGAAAAATTTTATTTAGATAGTGGAGAGTTGAAAAATCTATCCTTGATTGCATATAATGTAAAAGAAAATATCACATACATTTCAGGATGTATATACATATACAATACCTCAAATTATACCACACTTAGTTTAAAATTTTTGGGCAATAAAAGCATCTACAAAATAAAGAATGAATATGTGAATAACAGTTGGATTGGATGTTATTTGTACTTTAATGCAACCCCAAATAAATCAGGAACTTTTGAAATTGCAAATATAAGAATTGCATTTAATAAGTCAGATATAAAATCCTCAGATATATATAAAGTATCCCTTATCAATGTATCTGCCTATTCGGGCGGTAAGATTTTGGATATTGGGAAATCCCCTGCTTTTAGCATATGTGGAGGAACATGTAAACTAGATCCTGAAATTGATATATCTTTAAGGTCTGAACGTTCAAGAATTTCATACACAAATATTTCTTTTGGAGATGCCAAGGTTGTTTACTTAATAAGCGGAAATGAGATTTCAATAACCAATATTTCAGGGAGCATTTTTATAAATACTTCACTATTGGATGTGTTAGATTATAATGTATCATCTGATTTGTTGAATAATATCGCATACAAGAGTATTTTAATGAATGGGAGTACTTTATACTTTAATCTTTCATTTAAACAGCCAATAGTAAATAGAAAAATACTCTATATCAATATTACGCCAAAAACCAATATGGATGCAACAACTACAATGTTATTAAACATAACTCAAAATCTTTCAAAAAGCCTATTGGTTGTAAATATATTCAAAAAAGATTTTTCCTCCCTTCCACCATATTACGGTGGTAATCTTACAAACATATCATTTTCAATTGTTCCTGATGGGGCATATCAAAATAAAACCTACCTTTCCGTTTTGAATTTACCACTTAAATTTTATGAGTGTGGGAATATTGCTATGGATATATATCAAAACGGAATAAAAACAAATACTTCTATTATATTAAACAAAGAAATATCAAATATTACTCAAACATCCCAAATCAACAACACCATACAAATTGATGTGGGAAGCGATAGTACTGAAATTAACATGTCCTATGGACAATATGCCTCTTATCTACATTTAAGATTACTCAATGTAAATTGCAGCATTACTAATATTTCTGGATATGTTTATGTAAATACATCACTATTGGGGATTGAGAATGTAAGTGTATACTCCCATATACTTAACAATATTTCATACAAAAATATATCAATAAATGGAAGTAGTATTTACTTCAATCTATCATTTAAACAACCCATCAACGGAACTACAAGTTTAATAACATTTTCAGTAAAATCCAAAGTGGATAAAACCGTTGATACTGTAATATATTTACATAATCTTACAATATACTCAAATAACACAAAAGTCAATTTAACTGTAAGGAACATGACTGTACATATAATAAAAAGAAAAACAAATGTTCCTCCAAAGTTGACAGTATCTTATGAAATACTGAATAATAATGAAGTTCATTTCCATGCATTTGCATATGATGAAGATGGTGACACTTTAAGTTATTTCTGGGATTTTGGTGATGGATATAACTCCACAAAAAAAGACCCCATACATAGATACTCTAATTATACTTACTATTTAGTGAAGTGTATTGTAAAAGACCCGCTAAATGGAACAGATTGTGCAAAGTTTATTGTAGATATTAAAAATATCAGTCCAATAAATTACGACATCAATATTGGAGAAAATAAAACAAAAAATAGAACATTATATCTAAATATTTCATTAAAAAACCCATTTTCTAATCCAATAACTGCATACATCAACTTCATAAATCGCAAAGATTATGACGTTCCTGAAATCCAATACGATGTAACTTTATCACCAAATGGTACAACAAATGTTTCAATTCCGATAAATATTTCTGAGTCCACCACAAATATAAATTGGAATGTAGAATACTATGGGGTTTATAATAGGAAGTTTAATGACAAAGTCCAATTTATTTGCTATAAGTGGTCATTTAGCAACAGAGTAGATATAACAGAAACGAAGACCAATATAAAAATAAATAACTATACAAAAATAATCTACTTGAATAATTCAAAAGTTGTCTTAAAAATTAATAGAAATAGTGTCATAAAGGATTATGTAATTAATAAAACCATAAAGTTGGATTTAATAAGAAAGAGAGATGTTATTTATTATTGTTTGGTGTCTTTAATTGGTTTTATGGTTGGGCTTATTGTAGTTAGGAGAATTAGATAA
- a CDS encoding NAD+ synthase has product MNEEEIINKICTFIKEKVEEAKVDGVVLGLSGGIDSSLTAYLCVKALGKDKVLGLIMPEKNSNPKDREHAELVAKTLGIKYIVSDITDILKAFGAGGYVPTREFDKRADANLKPRIRMCILYYFANKYNLLVVGTGNKSEAYMGYATKYGDLGCDILPIGNLFKTDVRRLARYLGIPKEIIEKSPSAGLWEGQTDEEELGITYDLLDKILMALEEGKDKKEISKELNVPISKIEEILQRIEANKHKLYPPPKPNL; this is encoded by the coding sequence ATGAATGAAGAGGAAATAATAAATAAAATCTGCACATTCATAAAAGAGAAAGTTGAAGAGGCAAAGGTAGATGGAGTTGTTTTAGGTTTAAGTGGGGGAATTGATTCATCATTAACTGCCTACTTGTGTGTTAAGGCATTGGGGAAAGATAAGGTTTTAGGTTTAATAATGCCAGAAAAAAACTCTAATCCAAAGGATAGAGAGCATGCTGAACTTGTGGCAAAAACTCTCGGCATTAAATACATTGTTTCAGATATAACAGATATATTGAAGGCATTTGGTGCTGGAGGTTATGTTCCTACAAGAGAATTTGATAAAAGAGCAGATGCAAATCTAAAACCAAGGATAAGAATGTGTATCTTGTATTACTTTGCGAATAAATATAATCTCCTTGTTGTTGGAACTGGGAATAAATCAGAGGCATATATGGGGTATGCTACAAAATATGGGGATTTAGGATGCGATATTTTGCCAATAGGTAATTTATTTAAAACAGATGTTAGAAGGTTGGCAAGATACTTAGGCATTCCAAAAGAAATTATTGAGAAATCACCATCAGCAGGTTTATGGGAAGGGCAGACAGATGAGGAAGAACTTGGAATTACCTATGATTTGTTAGATAAGATATTGATGGCTTTAGAGGAAGGGAAGGATAAAAAAGAAATTTCAAAGGAATTAAATGTCCCAATATCAAAAATTGAAGAAATTTTGCAAAGAATTGAAGCAAATAAACATAAACTTTATCCACCACCAAAACCCAACTTATAA